In bacterium, the DNA window GACGTCAAGCCGCGGCTGCTCGACGACCGCGTCGTCTCCGACGGAACGACGCAGCTCGGCGCCGACTGCCGCCTCGGCGTCGCCGCGCTCCTGCGCGCCGCGGAACGGCTGGCCGCGTCCGGCTCGGCGGCGGGGGCGACGTTCGCCTTCACCGTCTGCGAGGAGACGTCGATGGCCGGCTCGCAGAACCTGCGCTGGCCGGCGAACGTCGAGATGGCCGCGCTGCTCGATTCGTCGCTTCGTCCCGGCGCCTACATCGACCGCGGCTACGGCTGCCGGCGGTTCGACGTCGCGCTGCGCGGGCGGGCGGCGCACTCCGGCGTCGCGCCGGAGAAGGGAATCAACGCCTTGGCCGCCGCGGCCGAGGCGGTCGCCGCGTCGAAGCTCGGACGGCTGGACGAGGAGACGACGGCGAACATCGGCATGTTCGCGGCGGGCGCGGCGATCAACGTCGTGCCTGACCGCGCCGAGCTGGTCGGCGAGGTCCGCTCGATCCGCCCGGAGCGCGTGGACGAGGTCGTCGCCGACTTCCGCCGCGCGTTCGAGGACGCCGCCGGGCGGCGCGGGGCGCGGCTCGAGTTCTCGTCCCGCTGGGACTTCGCGCCGTACCGGATCGCCGCCGACGCGCCGGTTCGGCGCCGCGTGCTGCGGGCCTTGGAGTCGCTCGGGCTGGCGCCGAGCGCGCACACCTCCGCGGGCGGCTCGGACGCCAACTCGCTCAACGCGCGCGGCCTGCCGGCGATCGATCTCGGCACCGGCGCGCAGAACCCGCACGGCGACGACGAGTTCGTCTTGTTCGAGGACATGGACGCCACGGTCGAGCTGGCCTTGGCG includes these proteins:
- a CDS encoding M20/M25/M40 family metallo-hydrolase yields the protein MVSDRRLLDIFLRAAALDGRSGRERPVADFVRAFLEPLGFRVVEDDAGKAGGGNCGNLVAVRGDGGDLMLLAHMDTARPTRDVKPRLLDDRVVSDGTTQLGADCRLGVAALLRAAERLAASGSAAGATFAFTVCEETSMAGSQNLRWPANVEMAALLDSSLRPGAYIDRGYGCRRFDVALRGRAAHSGVAPEKGINALAAAAEAVAASKLGRLDEETTANIGMFAAGAAINVVPDRAELVGEVRSIRPERVDEVVADFRRAFEDAAGRRGARLEFSSRWDFAPYRIAADAPVRRRVLRALESLGLAPSAHTSAGGSDANSLNARGLPAIDLGTGAQNPHGDDEFVLFEDMDATVELALALIDAR